The following are encoded together in the Buteo buteo chromosome 24, bButBut1.hap1.1, whole genome shotgun sequence genome:
- the LOC142044544 gene encoding protocadherin alpha-C1-like, with protein MRVYLMVFCLICCTANGQVVYSIAEETERGASVGNIAKDLRIDAATLSARKFRMITGSSKQYFNINASTGALSVNEPIDREQLCELKSACLLNYELVLENPLELYRMEFKVLDINDNSPSFPLSEYHINVPEFLSPGARFTLPNAQDLDEGTNSVQNYTLSPDEHFHLEMQTRGDGSKYPELVLKKALDREQQATHRLVLTAKDGGDPPKSSDVPVIVTVLDTNDNAPEFEHSVYRASILENSPSGTLVVQVHATDLDEGPNGEIRYSFSNTTSADLQRMFFIHPHTGEVTVNGVLAVQRPLLEMLIEARDNGAFGMSSTAKLLVEITDVNNHGPEITITSLSSPIPEDAVPGTVIALLSILDKDPGENGKVTCQIPDNLPFQLKPSLENYYSLVTSGLLDRELISGYNITITATDLGSPPITTQKTLWVQISDVNDNPPVFSADTCDVFVEENNPLGAFLYQVSASDPDMGENGRVSYMLRNSTVAGSTLASFLSVSLANGSIYAKRAFDFEQLRSFYFQVEAKDNGSPALSAAITVNVYISDQNDNAPAILYPTSQNGSVAVEVVPRLADEDYLVTKVVADDEDNAQNAWLSYHLAHSSDSTLFRLAPHSGELRTTRSMRSTDFLKHKVVVVVRDHGDPPLSSTVTVGILLADTLPQALPDFDDSGEPPPLLNATNIYLIVSLACVSCIFAAFLLFLAIVRLCHCQTCCCSGCCCPADEYEKYCYSVHMLPSSHLPPDMLEVTGVGKLTHTYLYRASVGLGPSNSSIPNGDAGNIPSGSRLQVPGPCIQVQQVQSDQLSAVLVYKRDMELLETVQ; from the exons ATGCGGGTCTATTTAATGGTCTTCTGTCTTATTTGCTGCACCGCGAACGGGCAAGTAGTGTATTCCATCGCCGAGGAAACAGAGCGTGGAGCGTCTGTTGGGAACATAGCAAAGGATCTAAGAATAGATGCAGCTACACTTTCAGCTCGGAAATTTCGCATGATCACCGGTTCAAGTaagcaatattttaatataaatgcaaGCACGGGGGCTTTGTCTGTTAACGAGCCCATAGACAGGGAGCAGCTTTGTGAATTAAAGTCTGCCTGTCTTCTGAATTATGAACTTGTGTTAGAAAACCCTCTAGAGCTTTATAGGATGGAATTTAAAGTCTTGGACATAAATGACAACTCCCCCAGCTTTCCCTTAAGTGAATATCATATAAACGTGCCTGAGTTCCTGTCACCCGGGGCACGGTTTACACTCCCCAACGCCCAAGATCTTGATGAAGGTACTAACAGTGTCCAGAATTATACTCTGAGTCCTGATGAACATTTCCATTTGGAAATGCAGACACGCGGGGACGGGAGTAAATATCCTGAATTGGTGCTGAAGAAAGCCTTAGACAGGGAGCAGCAAGCCACTCACAGACTTGTCCTTACAGCCAAAGATGGTGGGGATCCTCCAAAGTCCAGTGATGTCCCAGTCATTGTGACTGTGCTGGATACCAATGACAATGCACCAGAATTTGAGCACTCAGTCTACAGGGCGAGTATATTGGAAAACTCCCCCAGTGGCACTTTGGTAGTGCAAGTGCATGCCACGGACTTGGATGAAGGTCCAAATGGAGAGATCAGGTATTCATTTAGCAATACTACTTCTGCTGATCTACAGCGAATGTTCTTTATTCACCCGCACACTGGGGAGGTGACAGTCAATGGCGTTTTAGCTGTTCAGAGACCTCTCCTCGAGATGCTTATTGAGGCAAGGGATAATGGGGCATTTGGCATGTCCAGCACAGCTAAGCTCCTGGTGGAAATCACTGATGTGAACAATCATGGCCCAGAGATAACAATTACATCCCTTTCCAGTCCCATTCCTGAGGATGCTGTTCCTGGCACAGTGATAGCTCTGCTGAGTATTTTGGATAAGGACCCTGGGGAGAACGGGAAAGTAACCTGCCAGATCCCTGATAACCTTCCCTTCCAGTTAAAACCTTCCCTTGAAAACTACTACAGCCTGGTCACCAGTGGACTTTTGGACCGAGAGCTGATCAGTGGGTACAACATCACTATTACTGCCACAGACTTGGGCTCTCCACCTATCACCACTCAGAAGACCCTTTGGGTGCAGATTTCTGATGTGAATGATAACCCCCCAGTCTTCAGTGCTGACACATGTGATGTGTTTGTGGAGGAGAACAATCCACTTGGTGCTTTTCTCTACCAGGTCTCAGCCTCTGACCCTGATATGGGGGAGAATGGACGGGTCTCTTACATGCTCAGGAATTCCACAGTTGCAGGCAGTACCCTGGCCAGCTTTTTGTCTGTGAGCTTGGCCAACGGGAGCATCTATGCAAAACGTGCCTTTGACTTTGAGCAGCTTAGGAGCTTCTATTTCCAAGTGGAAGCCAAGGACAATGGGTCACCAGCCTTGAGTGCTGCCATAACTGTGAATGTTTACATCTCAGACCAGAATGACAATGCCCCAGCCATCCTGTATCCCACCAGCCAGAATGGCTCAGTAGCTGTGGAAGTTGTGCCCCGCCTGGCTGATGAGGACTACCTAGTGACGAAAGTGGTGGCAGATGATGAGGACAATGCACAGAATGCCTGGCTTTCCTATCACCTTGCCCACTCCTCCGACTCTACCCTGTTCCGCTTGGCACCACATTCTGGTGAGCTGCGCACCACGCGCTCCATGCGCTCCACTGACTTCCTCAAGCACAAGGTGGTTGTGGTGGTGCGGGACCACGGGGATCCACCGCTCTCGTCTACTGTGACGGTGGGCATCCTGCTGGCTGACACCCTGCCCCAGGCACTACCGGACTTTGATGACAGCGGGGAGCCACCACCACTGCTCAATGCTACAAACATCTACTTGATTGTTTCCCTTGCCTGTGTCTCCTGTATCTTTGCAGCGTTCCTCCTCTTTCTTGCCATTGTGCGTCTGTGCCACTGCCAGACTTGCTgctgcagtggctgctgctgcccagctgaTGAGTATGAAAAGTATTGCTATAGCGTGCACATGCTTCCCAGCTCCCACCTCCCGCCAGACATGCTGGAGGTCACTGGTGTGGGTAAACTGACGCATACCTACTTGTACAGGGCATCTGTAGGTCTTGGGCCTAGTAACAGCAGCATCCCAAATGGTGATGCTGGGAACATTCCCAGTGGTTCAAGGTTGCAAGTGCCAGGACCCTGCATCCAAGTGCAGCAGGTCCAAAGTGATCAGTTGAGTGCTGTCCTTGTG tacaagagagatatGGAGCTACTGGAGacagtccagtga
- the LOC142044545 gene encoding uncharacterized protein LOC142044545, whose translation MRCSMLSEYRGGRETPIRSDRHRLNMAENFRPQHSSPLGKKHVKSSYTDGSPTVNRTEEDRSSSSDRPQVASAEPPTEVQGTRYRLSCAGSPGRDECKDGDTPSDLKHQAPPARDPAWQKLYPVSNIEQGTLNMTLTSHLKEYFGAGVDENRVDSVHGQDQLSCVDDSGKRTRSGRSCPRPPPRTGSGSGAASTTSSPLRWRTPASPARAPTARPPAAPTATPRTAPPPAGTGSTPRRWPPPATRSSPPPPPPPRRPPRPPPAAAPPPTRTSPSPRPPAPPRRPPPATRSAWPWPSAPAPRGPAPRSPASAAGRPPPPAPAPCSPRRCTAPRGTGPSPAAPTARSAATRCSPSPRPPRGSSPPPAPPAPPTPPTPTAPPSPSSSPAPTSPPPRHPARPRQEQAGAAPARCRSRPPRRAAPWRCRTAAAPPRPPPAPRTAAPAPPRSPTAAAPTAARSPRPPTRSSTPPATPRPPPRPRRRPPPPSSSRARCPPRPGPAPTAAPAPRPPRCSPAPAPCTRPARTPARCRSRPTPAPAPRGWRAAPAPRRPPPAPPPRTPTPAPGPAPPAAPASTSPRTSPPARTAPPATPRSAPDRSPPSPGPTRSAAPPPSPPPRPPAPAPTATSPTPPVRCRSRPAPPPPPCSDPTAGASLCLLLLL comes from the exons ATGCGCTGCAGCATGCTGTCGGAGTACCGCGGGGGAAGAGAAACGCCTATAAGAAGTGACAGGCATCGGCTAAACATGG CTGAGAATTTCCGG CCCCAGCACTCATCTCCACTCGGAAAGAAGCACGTGAAAAGCTCGTACACTGACGGCAGCCCCACAGTAAATAGGACTGAGGAAGACCGGAGCTCCTCCTCGGACCGACCCCAAGTCGCCAGCGCGGAGCCGCCGACGGAGGTGCAGGGAACCCGCTATCGCCTTTCGTGTGCGGGCTCCCCGGGCAGAGATGAGTGCAAGGACGGCGATACTCCCAGCGACCTGAAACACCAGGCTCCTCCCGCTCGGGACCCAGCGTGGCAG AAGTTATATCCCGTTTCTAACATCGAACAAGGAACACTAAACATGACCCTAACATCTCATCTCAAAGAGTACTTTGGAGCTGGTGTCGATGAGAACAGAGTCGATTCAGTGCATGGCCAGGATCAGCTGAGCTGCGTCGATGACAGTGGTAAAAGAACCCG ATCAGGTCGCTCTTGCCCGCGCCCTCCGCCACGCACAGGCTCCGGCTCTGGCGCTGCGAGTACGACCAGCTCCCCACTTCGCTGGCGCACACCAGCGTCGCCGGCCCGGGCCCCGACAGCACGGCCGCCCGCGGCGCCCACCGCGACGCCCCGTACAGCACCACCGCCAGCAGGAACAGGCTCGACACCGCGCAGATGGCCACCACCAGCCACACGttcgtcgccgccgccgccgccgccgccgcgccgccctccgcgcccgccgccggccgcagccccgccccCGACGAGGACGAGCCCGAGCCCGCGGCCGCCAGCGCCGCCTCGGCGCCCTCCACCAGCGACACGCTCAGCGTGGCCGTGGCCGAGCGCGCCGGCTCCCCGTGGTCCCGCACCACGATCACCAGCCTCTGCCGCGGGCCGTCCGCCTCCTCCAGCGCCCGCGCCGTGCTCACCTCGCCGCTGTACAGCCCCACGCGGAACGGGCCCTTCCCCCGCGGCTCCCACAGCTCGTAGCGCAGCCACGCGTTGTAGCCCGAGTCCGCGTCCACCGCGCGGATCTTCGCCACCACCTGCCCCGCCGGCGCCCCCCACGCCGCCCACGCCCACAGCGCCCCCGAGCCCGAGCTCGAGCCCGGCCCCGACGAGCCCGCCGCcccgccacccggcccgcccccggCAGGAGCAGGCGGGAGCAGCGCCGGCGCGTTGTCGTTCTCGTCCACCACGAAGAGCTGCACCGTGGCGTTGCCGCACAGCGGCGGCTCCCCCGCGTCCACCGCCCGCACCTCGAACTGCAGCACCTGCACCTCCTCGTAGTCCAACGGCTGCAGCGCCCACAGCCGCCCGCTCTCCGCGTCCACCGACACGTAGCTCGACGCCGCCCGCCACCCCCCGCCCGCCACCGCGCCCCCGCCGACGCCCTCCGCCACCGAGTAGCTCACGCGCCCGTTGCCCGCCTCGTCCGGGTCCCGCGCCCACAGCCGCGCCAGCTCCGCGCCCGCCGCGTTGTTCTCCCGCGCCAGCACCGTGTACACGGCCTGCGCGAACGCCGGCGCGTTGTCGTTCACGTCCGACACCGGCACCCGCACCCCGCGGCTGGCGCGCAGCGCCGGCGCCCCGCCGTCCTCCGCCCGCACCTCCACCTCGTACTCCGACACCCGCTCCCGGTCCAGCGCCTCCCGCAGCACCAGCGAGTACGAGCCCGCGAACGTCGCCACCAGCCCGAACGGCGCCGCCGGCCACACCGCGCAGCGCACCCGACCGTTCGCCCCCGAGTCCCGGTCCGACACGCTCAGCAGCGCCACCACCGTCCCCACCGCCGCGTCCTCCGGCACCGGCACCGACAGCGACGTCACCCACACCTCCGGTGCGTTGTCGTTCACGTCCAgcacctccaccaccaccttGCAGTGACCCGACAGCGGGGGCGAGCCTTTGTCTCTTGCTTCTATTGTAA